The proteins below are encoded in one region of Corynebacterium sphenisci DSM 44792:
- the rpsM gene encoding 30S ribosomal protein S13, translated as MARLAGVDLPRYKRMEVALTYIYGIGPARAAELLEKTGISPDLRTDDLTDEQVSALREAIESSWKVEGDLRRQVQADIRRKIEIGCYQGLRHRRGLPVRGQRTKTNARTRKGPKKTIAGKKK; from the coding sequence ATGGCACGCCTTGCTGGAGTCGACCTGCCGCGCTACAAGCGCATGGAGGTCGCTCTCACCTACATCTACGGCATCGGGCCCGCCCGTGCCGCCGAGCTGCTGGAGAAGACCGGGATCTCCCCGGATCTCCGCACCGACGATCTGACCGATGAGCAGGTCTCCGCGCTGCGCGAGGCCATCGAGTCCTCCTGGAAGGTCGAGGGCGACCTCCGCCGCCAGGTCCAGGCCGATATCCGACGCAAGATCGAGATCGGCTGCTACCAGGGCCTGCGGCACCGCCGCGGCCTGCCGGTGCGCGGCCAGCGCACCAAGACCAACGCCCGCACGCGCAAGGGTCCGAAGAAGACGATCGCCGGAAAGAAGAAGTAA
- the infA gene encoding translation initiation factor IF-1, which produces MAKKEGAIEVEGRVVEPLPNAMFRVELDNGHKVLAHISGKMRQHYIRILPEDRVVVELSPYDLERGRIVYRYK; this is translated from the coding sequence ATGGCTAAGAAGGAAGGCGCCATCGAGGTCGAGGGCCGCGTCGTCGAGCCCCTGCCGAACGCGATGTTCCGTGTTGAGCTGGACAACGGGCACAAGGTGCTCGCCCACATCAGCGGGAAAATGCGCCAGCACTACATCCGCATCCTCCCCGAGGACCGGGTCGTCGTCGAGCTGTCGCCGTACGACCTGGAACGCGGGCGAATCGTGTACCGCTACAAGTAA
- a CDS encoding DNA-directed RNA polymerase subunit alpha gives MLISQRPVLTEDYIDSSRSRFIIEPLEPGFGYTLGNSLRRTLLSSIPGAAVTSIRIEGVLHEFTTITGVKEDVSDIILNIKGLVLSSDFDEPATVYLRREGAGAVTAADIECPAGVEIHNPDHHLATLNEQGRLEIEMVVERGRGYVPADVRSDEIGRIPVDQIYSPVLKVSYKVEATRVSQRTDFDKLIIDVETKNSITARDAMASAGKTLVELFGLARELNDQAEGIEIGPNPLEAEDVAAFSTPIEDLEFSMRSYNCLKREQIDTVGQLAAKTESDLLDIRNFGDKSITEVKEKLAELGLSLKDSPDSFDPAAAAEFTEGPEWSAAEDEGYAE, from the coding sequence ATGCTCATCTCCCAACGCCCGGTCCTCACCGAGGACTACATCGACTCCTCGCGCTCCCGGTTCATCATCGAGCCGCTGGAGCCCGGGTTCGGCTACACCCTCGGCAACTCGCTGCGGCGCACCCTGCTGTCGTCCATCCCGGGCGCGGCGGTGACCAGCATCCGCATCGAGGGGGTGCTGCACGAGTTCACCACCATCACCGGGGTGAAGGAGGACGTCTCCGACATCATCCTCAACATCAAGGGCCTGGTGCTGAGCTCCGACTTCGACGAGCCGGCCACCGTGTACCTGCGCCGCGAGGGCGCCGGCGCGGTGACCGCCGCCGACATCGAGTGCCCGGCCGGGGTGGAGATCCACAACCCGGATCACCACCTGGCCACCCTCAACGAGCAGGGCCGGCTGGAGATCGAGATGGTCGTCGAGCGCGGCCGCGGCTACGTGCCCGCCGATGTGCGCTCCGACGAGATCGGCCGGATCCCGGTCGACCAGATCTACTCCCCGGTGCTGAAGGTCAGCTACAAGGTCGAGGCCACCCGCGTGTCCCAGCGCACCGACTTCGACAAGCTGATCATCGACGTGGAGACGAAGAACTCCATCACCGCCCGCGACGCCATGGCCTCGGCCGGCAAGACCCTGGTGGAGCTGTTCGGCCTGGCCCGGGAGCTCAACGACCAGGCGGAGGGCATCGAGATCGGCCCGAACCCGCTGGAGGCGGAGGACGTCGCCGCGTTCTCCACCCCCATCGAGGATCTGGAGTTCTCCATGCGCTCCTACAACTGCCTCAAGCGCGAGCAGATCGACACCGTCGGCCAGCTGGCCGCGAAGACCGAGTCGGATCTGCTGGACATCCGCAACTTCGGCGACAAGTCGATCACCGAGGTCAAGGAGAAGCTGGCCGAGCTGGGCCTGTCCCTGAAGGATTCCCCGGACAGCTTCGACCCGGCCGCCGCCGCCGAGTTCACCGAGGGCCCGGAGTGGTCCGCGGCGGAGGACGAGGGCTACGCCGAGTAG
- the rpsK gene encoding 30S ribosomal protein S11 → MAAQKPAARSRRTGRRVAKKNVAQGHAYIKSTFNNTIVSITDPKGAVISWASSGHVGFKGSRKSTPFAAQMAAENAARKAQEHGMKKVDVFVKGPGSGRETAIRSLQAAGLEVSSISDVTPQPHNGCRPPKRRRV, encoded by the coding sequence ATGGCAGCTCAGAAGCCCGCCGCACGCAGCCGCCGCACCGGCCGCCGCGTCGCGAAGAAGAACGTGGCCCAGGGCCACGCCTACATCAAGTCCACCTTCAACAACACCATCGTGTCCATCACGGACCCGAAGGGCGCCGTCATCTCCTGGGCGTCCTCCGGGCACGTGGGGTTCAAGGGCTCGCGCAAGTCGACCCCCTTCGCCGCGCAGATGGCGGCCGAGAACGCCGCCCGCAAGGCGCAGGAGCACGGCATGAAGAAGGTCGACGTGTTCGTCAAGGGCCCGGGTTCGGGCCGCGAGACCGCCATCCGCTCCCTCCAGGCCGCCGGCCTCGAGGTCAGCTCGATCTCCGACGTGACCCCGCAGCCGCACAACGGCTGCCGTCCGCCGAAGCGTCGTCGCGTCTAA
- a CDS encoding dicarboxylate/amino acid:cation symporter, whose product MHAKRLTSSLLFRIIVAILAGIVCSLFLPDWAARVFVTFNGLFGNFLGFFVPVLIFALITPAIAGLGRGAGKWLGATVGIAYASTIISGFIAYAVAAAVYPTLLRAEALAEAVDIDEGALQPYFAVEMPAPFEVMSALLLAFTIGIAMAAIGTPTLKSGAEELRQVIMKVIERFIIPLLPIYIFGIFLAMGMNGNLRLTLSMFLKVLLLAIGMTLVVLVLQYAAAGAIARRNPLTAVRNMLPAYFTALGTSSSAATIPVTLRCARANGIAENVAGFVIPLCATVHLSGSMMKIGLFAFAVLHMTTGGVSAGAAIGFVLLLGIMMVAAPGVPGGAIMAAVGLLQSQLGFDDGQVALMIAAYIAIDSFGTACNVTGDGAIALVINRFARGDVRGERLPADATA is encoded by the coding sequence GTGCACGCCAAGCGCCTGACCTCCTCGCTGCTGTTCCGCATCATCGTCGCGATCCTCGCCGGCATCGTCTGCAGCCTCTTCCTGCCGGACTGGGCCGCCCGGGTGTTCGTCACCTTCAACGGGCTGTTCGGCAACTTCCTGGGCTTCTTCGTCCCGGTGCTGATCTTCGCGCTCATCACCCCCGCGATCGCCGGGCTGGGCCGGGGCGCCGGCAAATGGCTCGGCGCCACCGTGGGCATCGCCTACGCCTCCACCATCATCTCCGGGTTCATCGCCTACGCGGTGGCCGCCGCGGTGTACCCCACGCTGCTGCGCGCCGAGGCCCTCGCCGAGGCGGTGGACATCGACGAGGGCGCCCTGCAGCCCTATTTCGCGGTGGAGATGCCCGCCCCCTTCGAGGTGATGAGCGCCCTGCTGCTGGCCTTCACCATCGGCATCGCGATGGCCGCGATCGGCACCCCCACCCTGAAATCCGGGGCCGAGGAGCTGCGCCAGGTGATCATGAAGGTGATCGAGCGCTTCATCATCCCGCTGCTGCCCATCTACATCTTCGGCATCTTCCTGGCCATGGGCATGAACGGCAACCTGCGGCTCACCCTGTCCATGTTCCTCAAGGTGCTGCTGCTGGCCATCGGGATGACCCTGGTGGTGCTGGTGCTGCAGTACGCCGCCGCCGGGGCCATCGCCCGGCGCAACCCGCTCACCGCGGTGCGCAACATGCTGCCCGCCTACTTCACCGCCCTGGGCACCTCCTCCTCGGCGGCGACCATCCCGGTGACCCTGCGCTGCGCCCGGGCCAACGGGATCGCGGAGAACGTCGCCGGCTTCGTCATCCCGCTGTGCGCCACGGTGCACCTGTCCGGCTCCATGATGAAGATCGGCCTCTTCGCCTTCGCGGTGCTGCACATGACCACCGGCGGGGTCTCCGCCGGCGCCGCCATCGGCTTCGTGCTGCTGCTCGGCATCATGATGGTCGCCGCCCCCGGGGTGCCCGGCGGGGCGATCATGGCCGCGGTGGGGCTGCTGCAGTCCCAGCTCGGCTTCGACGACGGCCAGGTGGCGCTGATGATCGCCGCCTACATCGCCATCGACTCCTTCGGCACCGCCTGCAACGTCACCGGCGACGGGGCGATCGCGCTGGTGATCAACCGCTTCGCCCGCGGCGACGTGCGCGGGGAGCGGCTGCCCGCGGACGCCACCGCCTGA
- a CDS encoding adenylate kinase has translation MTRLILLGPPGAGKGTQAGLLSEKLGVPHISTGDLFRANIGEGTPLGLEAKSYIDAGDLVPDDVTVRMVESRLAEDDAAGGFLLDGFPRTVPQAEELARILDGLDQRLDAVIQFDVSEDVVVDRMLSRGRADDTEEVIRNRLAVYAKETAPLLDHYRDKLIVITAEGPVEEINERTMAAIGEAR, from the coding sequence GTGACGCGACTCATTCTCCTCGGGCCCCCCGGGGCCGGGAAGGGCACCCAGGCCGGCCTGCTCTCCGAGAAGCTCGGCGTGCCGCACATCTCCACCGGCGACCTGTTCCGCGCCAACATCGGCGAGGGCACCCCGCTGGGCCTGGAGGCGAAGTCCTACATCGACGCCGGCGACCTGGTGCCCGACGACGTCACCGTGCGCATGGTGGAGTCCCGCCTCGCCGAGGACGACGCCGCCGGCGGCTTCCTGCTCGACGGCTTCCCGCGCACCGTGCCCCAGGCGGAGGAGCTCGCCCGGATCCTGGACGGGCTCGACCAGCGCCTCGACGCGGTGATCCAGTTCGACGTCTCCGAGGACGTGGTCGTGGACCGGATGCTCTCCCGCGGCCGCGCCGACGACACCGAGGAGGTCATCCGCAACCGGCTCGCCGTCTACGCCAAGGAGACCGCGCCGCTGCTGGACCACTACCGGGACAAGCTCATCGTGATCACCGCGGAGGGCCCGGTCGAGGAGATCAACGAGCGCACCATGGCCGCCATCGGCGAGGCCCGCTGA
- the rpsD gene encoding 30S ribosomal protein S4 has product MARYTGPATRKSRRLRVDLVGGDMSFERRPYPPGQAGRARIKESEYLIQLQEKQKARFTYGVMEKQFRRYYAEANRRPGKTGDNLMILLESRLDNVVYRAGLAKTRRQARQLVSHGHFTVNGRKVTVPSYQVAQYDIIDVRDKSKKMNWFEEAQEGLVDAVVPAWLQVVPETLRILVHQLPERAQIDVPLQEQLIVEFYSK; this is encoded by the coding sequence ATGGCCCGTTACACCGGTCCCGCAACCCGCAAGTCCCGTCGCCTCCGAGTCGATCTCGTCGGCGGCGACATGAGCTTCGAGCGCCGCCCCTACCCCCCGGGGCAGGCCGGCCGCGCCCGGATCAAGGAATCCGAGTACCTCATCCAGCTGCAGGAGAAGCAGAAGGCCCGCTTCACCTACGGCGTGATGGAGAAGCAGTTCCGCCGCTACTACGCCGAGGCCAACCGCCGCCCCGGCAAGACCGGCGACAACCTGATGATCCTGCTGGAGTCCCGGCTGGACAACGTCGTCTACCGCGCCGGCCTGGCGAAGACCCGCCGGCAGGCCCGGCAGCTGGTCTCGCACGGCCACTTCACGGTCAACGGCCGCAAGGTCACCGTGCCCTCCTACCAGGTCGCCCAGTACGACATCATCGACGTGCGCGATAAGTCGAAGAAGATGAACTGGTTCGAGGAGGCCCAGGAGGGCCTGGTCGACGCCGTCGTCCCGGCCTGGCTGCAGGTCGTCCCCGAGACCCTGCGCATCCTCGTGCACCAGCTGCCCGAGCGCGCCCAGATCGACGTGCCGCTGCAGGAGCAGCTCATCGTCGAGTTCTACTCCAAGTAG
- the map gene encoding type I methionyl aminopeptidase: protein MRFRRTAKTIHARTPGELDAMEAAGVLVGRTLAAVRAAAAPGVSTAELDELARETITGAGGTPSFLGYEGFPASVCASVNEVVVHGIPSAETVLEEGDLVSIDCGAIVDGWHGDSAISFGVGRLAPHIGKLNSATKEVLAAGIAAMIPGNRLTDVSHALEVATRQAERRHGIRLGIVDGYGGHGIGREMHMDPFLPNEGAPGRGERIVEGSVLAIEPMLILGGETDTEELADGWTVVSADGSPAAHWEHTVAATDHGPRILTMRP from the coding sequence ATCAGGTTCCGACGCACCGCCAAGACCATCCACGCCCGCACCCCCGGCGAACTCGACGCCATGGAGGCCGCCGGCGTCCTGGTCGGCCGCACCCTCGCCGCGGTGCGCGCCGCCGCGGCCCCCGGGGTGAGCACCGCCGAGCTCGACGAGCTGGCCCGGGAGACCATCACCGGCGCCGGCGGGACCCCCTCCTTCCTCGGCTACGAGGGCTTCCCGGCCTCCGTCTGCGCCTCCGTCAACGAGGTGGTGGTGCACGGCATCCCCTCCGCGGAGACGGTGCTGGAGGAGGGCGACCTGGTCTCCATCGACTGCGGCGCCATCGTCGACGGCTGGCACGGCGACTCCGCCATCTCCTTCGGGGTGGGCAGGCTCGCCCCGCATATCGGCAAGCTCAACTCGGCCACCAAGGAGGTGCTCGCCGCGGGCATCGCGGCGATGATCCCCGGCAACCGGCTCACCGACGTCAGCCACGCCCTGGAGGTGGCCACCCGGCAGGCGGAGCGCCGGCACGGGATCCGGCTGGGCATCGTCGACGGCTACGGCGGCCACGGCATCGGCCGGGAGATGCACATGGACCCGTTCCTGCCCAACGAGGGCGCCCCGGGCCGCGGGGAGCGGATCGTGGAGGGCTCGGTGCTGGCCATCGAGCCGATGCTGATCCTCGGCGGGGAGACCGACACCGAGGAGCTCGCCGACGGCTGGACCGTGGTCTCCGCCGACGGCTCCCCGGCGGCGCACTGGGAGCACACCGTCGCGGCCACCGACCATGGGCCCCGGATACTCACCATGCGGCCCTGA